Proteins from a single region of Verrucosispora sp. NA02020:
- the priA gene encoding bifunctional 1-(5-phosphoribosyl)-5-((5-phosphoribosylamino)methylideneamino)imidazole-4-carboxamide isomerase/phosphoribosylanthranilate isomerase PriA, giving the protein MSLTLLPAVDVADGQAVRLVQGAAGSETTYGDPLEAALAWQQDGAEWIHLVDLDAAFGRGSNAALLAEVVRRLDVRVELSGGIRDDASLRAALATGAERVNIGTAALEDPEWCDRICGEYGDRVAIGLDVRGRTLAARGWTRDGGDLYEVLERLDKAGASRYVVTDITKDGTMRGPNLDLLRAVCGRTDAPVIASGGVSTLDDLRALATLEPIGVEGVIAGKALYAGAFTVAQALETLAER; this is encoded by the coding sequence GTGAGCCTCACCCTGTTGCCTGCCGTGGACGTCGCCGACGGCCAGGCCGTCCGACTCGTGCAGGGCGCCGCGGGTAGCGAGACCACCTACGGCGATCCGCTGGAGGCCGCGTTGGCCTGGCAGCAGGACGGCGCCGAATGGATCCACCTGGTCGACCTCGACGCCGCGTTCGGCCGGGGCTCGAACGCGGCGCTGCTCGCCGAGGTGGTGCGCCGGCTCGACGTACGCGTCGAACTGTCCGGCGGCATCCGCGACGACGCCTCGCTGCGGGCCGCGCTGGCCACCGGCGCCGAGCGGGTGAACATCGGCACCGCGGCGTTGGAGGACCCGGAGTGGTGCGACCGGATCTGCGGCGAGTACGGCGACCGCGTCGCGATCGGTCTGGACGTGCGGGGCCGGACCCTGGCGGCGCGCGGCTGGACCCGCGACGGCGGTGACCTGTACGAGGTGCTGGAGCGGCTGGACAAGGCCGGCGCGTCGCGGTACGTGGTCACCGACATCACCAAGGACGGCACCATGCGTGGCCCGAACCTGGACCTGCTGCGGGCGGTGTGCGGCCGCACCGACGCCCCGGTGATCGCCTCCGGGGGTGTCTCGACCCTGGACGACCTGCGGGCGCTGGCGACGCTGGAGCCGATCGGGGTGGAGGGTGTGATCGCCGGCAAGGCGCTCTACGCCGGCGCGTTCACCGTCGCCCAGGCCCTGGAGACCCTCGCCGAGCGGTAA
- the hisH gene encoding imidazole glycerol phosphate synthase subunit HisH → MSSRPAGAEDARRRVVVLDYGSGNLRSAERALAAAGADVVVTGDLAAAADADGLVVPGVGAFAACMAGIDEVGAGPVIAERVAAGRPVLGICVGMQILFESGDEHGVVTKGLGLLPGGVSRLPAARLPHMGWNTVQAPVGSVLFAGLPADSRFYFVHSYAAGDVAALTEAGVRVTTAHHDRDFVAAVERGALSAAQFHPEKSADTGAALLRNWLATVPVGG, encoded by the coding sequence GTGAGCAGTCGCCCTGCCGGTGCCGAGGACGCGCGTCGCCGGGTCGTGGTGCTCGACTACGGGTCGGGCAACCTGCGCTCGGCGGAACGCGCGCTGGCTGCCGCCGGTGCCGACGTGGTGGTCACCGGAGACCTGGCCGCCGCTGCCGACGCCGACGGTCTGGTGGTGCCCGGGGTGGGTGCCTTCGCCGCGTGCATGGCCGGCATCGACGAGGTCGGCGCGGGCCCGGTGATCGCCGAGCGGGTCGCCGCCGGTCGGCCGGTGCTGGGCATCTGCGTGGGTATGCAGATCCTCTTCGAGTCCGGCGACGAGCACGGGGTGGTCACCAAGGGGCTGGGTCTGCTGCCGGGTGGCGTCAGCCGGCTTCCCGCCGCCCGGTTGCCCCACATGGGCTGGAACACCGTGCAGGCGCCGGTCGGTTCGGTGCTCTTCGCCGGCCTGCCGGCCGACAGCCGTTTCTACTTCGTCCACTCGTACGCGGCCGGTGACGTGGCCGCGCTGACCGAGGCCGGCGTCCGGGTGACCACCGCCCACCACGACCGTGACTTCGTCGCGGCGGTGGAACGGGGTGCGCTCTCGGCCGCCCAGTTCCACCCGGAGAAGTCCGCCGACACCGGTGCGGCCCTGCTGCGCAACTGGCTGGCCACGGTGCCCGTCGGTGGCTGA
- the hisB gene encoding imidazoleglycerol-phosphate dehydratase HisB — MSRTARVERITKETKVLVEIDLDGTGAVEISTGVGFYDHMLHQIARHGGFDLTVRTVGDLEIDAHHTMEDTALALGAAFDQALGDKAGIRRYGSAVVPMDEVLVRAAVDLSGRPYVVHDEPALAPYIGPVYPTSMTRHIWESFGQAARITLHVDVLRAARPGGHPDAHHVVEAQFKAVSRALREATALDPRAAGAIPSTKGAL; from the coding sequence ATGAGCCGGACCGCCCGGGTGGAGCGGATCACCAAGGAGACCAAGGTCCTGGTGGAGATCGACCTCGACGGCACCGGAGCGGTCGAGATCAGCACCGGGGTCGGTTTCTACGACCACATGCTGCACCAGATCGCCCGGCACGGAGGTTTCGACCTGACCGTGCGGACCGTGGGTGACCTGGAGATCGACGCGCACCACACGATGGAGGACACCGCGTTGGCGCTGGGCGCCGCGTTCGACCAGGCGCTGGGCGACAAGGCCGGCATCCGGCGCTACGGCTCGGCCGTCGTGCCGATGGACGAGGTGCTGGTCCGGGCCGCCGTCGACCTGTCCGGTCGGCCGTACGTGGTGCACGACGAGCCGGCGCTGGCGCCGTACATCGGCCCGGTCTACCCGACCAGCATGACCCGGCACATCTGGGAGTCGTTCGGTCAGGCGGCCCGGATCACGCTGCACGTGGACGTCCTGCGGGCGGCTCGCCCCGGCGGGCACCCGGACGCCCATCACGTGGTGGAGGCGCAGTTCAAGGCGGTCTCCCGGGCGCTGCGTGAGGCGACCGCGCTGGACCCGCGCGCGGCCGGGGCGATCCCGAGCACCAAGGGCGCGCTGTGA
- a CDS encoding histidinol-phosphate transaminase — protein sequence MTELSDLPIRDDLRGLSPYGAPQLDVPVRLNTNENSYPVPEPVVEAIGKAVAAELRDLNRYPDRDAVALRADLAEYVGHGLTGDGVWAANGSNEIQQQLLQAFGGPGRTALGFTPAYSMHPLLALGTGTQWVPARRGVDFGLTADEAVAQIREHRPDVVFLCSPNNPTGTALDPAVVTAVLDAAPGMVVVDEAYAEFARPGTVSALAVLPGHPRLVVTRTMSKAFGFAGGRLGYLAADPAVVAAVQLVRLPYHLSALTQAAARAALAHRETLLGTVTEIMRQRDRIVAALRDRGLRVADSDANFVLYEVGGDQGVAWRAMLAQGVLVRDVGLPGWLRVTAGTPAETDAFLAAVDETQREGQAPPRPKGTPS from the coding sequence ATGACCGAGCTGTCCGACCTGCCGATCCGGGACGACCTGCGCGGGCTGTCGCCGTACGGCGCGCCGCAGCTCGACGTGCCGGTGCGGCTGAACACCAACGAGAACTCCTACCCGGTGCCGGAGCCGGTGGTGGAGGCGATCGGCAAGGCCGTCGCCGCCGAGCTGCGGGACCTCAACCGGTACCCGGACCGCGACGCGGTGGCGCTCCGCGCCGACCTGGCCGAGTACGTCGGCCACGGGCTCACCGGCGACGGGGTGTGGGCGGCCAACGGCTCCAACGAGATCCAGCAGCAACTCCTCCAGGCGTTCGGTGGACCGGGGCGGACCGCGCTCGGCTTCACGCCGGCGTACTCGATGCATCCGCTGCTGGCGTTGGGCACCGGCACCCAGTGGGTGCCGGCCCGACGCGGCGTCGACTTCGGGTTGACCGCCGACGAGGCGGTGGCCCAGATCCGTGAGCACCGACCCGACGTGGTCTTCCTCTGCTCGCCGAACAACCCCACCGGCACCGCGCTCGACCCGGCGGTGGTCACCGCCGTGCTGGACGCGGCACCGGGCATGGTGGTGGTCGACGAGGCGTACGCGGAGTTCGCCCGGCCGGGGACGGTCAGCGCCCTGGCGGTGCTGCCCGGGCACCCTCGGCTGGTGGTGACCCGGACGATGAGCAAGGCGTTCGGGTTCGCCGGCGGGCGGCTGGGCTACCTGGCAGCCGACCCGGCCGTGGTGGCGGCGGTGCAGCTCGTGCGCCTGCCGTACCACCTCTCGGCGCTCACCCAGGCCGCCGCGCGGGCGGCGCTGGCACACCGCGAGACGCTGCTCGGCACCGTCACGGAGATCATGCGCCAGCGGGACCGGATCGTCGCCGCGCTGCGCGACCGTGGTCTGCGGGTGGCCGACAGCGACGCCAACTTCGTGCTCTACGAGGTGGGCGGCGACCAGGGCGTGGCGTGGCGCGCGATGCTGGCGCAGGGGGTGCTGGTACGCGACGTCGGCCTGCCGGGCTGGCTGCGGGTCACCGCCGGCACCCCGGCCGAGACCGACGCCTTCCTTGCCGCCGTGGACGAGACCCAGCGCGAGGGCCAGGCCCCGCCGCGACCGAAAGGCACCCCATCATGA
- the hisD gene encoding histidinol dehydrogenase yields the protein MLNRIDLRGGEPDPRHLLPRAQLDVSVAVERIRPIVTAVREHGYQAVREASERFDGISPEVLRVPVEAIAAAEETLDPQVRAALLESIRRTRTVHDDQRRTDHTTHVVPGGTVTERWVPVDRVGLYVPGGLAMYPSTVVMNVVPAQAAGVRSLVVVSPPQKENGGLPDARVLAACALLGVDEVYAVGGAQAVAMLAYGCAVDAAGSAHCAPVDMITGPGNIFVTAAKRLLRGVVGIDAEAGPTEIAILADDTADPAHVAADLISQAEHDPLAASVLVTPSVALADAVDRELARQVPATKHADRVGTALGGEQSGVVLVDDLAAGLRVVDAYAAEHLEIQTVDAREWAMRVRNAGAIFVGAYSPVSLGDYCAGSNHVLPTGGCARHSSGLSVQSFLRGVHLVEYTEEALREVAPHVVALATAEDLPAHGEAVSARFRQEPS from the coding sequence GTGTTGAACCGGATCGACCTGCGCGGTGGCGAGCCCGACCCGCGCCACCTGCTGCCCCGTGCCCAACTCGACGTGTCGGTGGCCGTCGAGCGCATCCGCCCGATCGTGACGGCGGTCCGTGAGCATGGCTACCAGGCGGTCCGCGAGGCCAGTGAGCGGTTCGACGGGATCTCCCCGGAGGTGCTCCGGGTGCCGGTCGAGGCGATCGCCGCGGCGGAGGAGACCCTCGACCCGCAGGTCCGCGCCGCGCTGCTGGAGTCCATCCGCCGGACCCGCACGGTTCACGACGACCAGCGGCGCACCGATCACACCACCCACGTGGTGCCGGGCGGCACGGTCACCGAGCGCTGGGTGCCGGTCGACCGGGTCGGTCTCTACGTTCCCGGCGGCCTGGCGATGTACCCGTCGACCGTGGTGATGAACGTGGTGCCCGCGCAGGCGGCCGGAGTCCGGTCGCTGGTGGTGGTCTCGCCGCCGCAGAAGGAGAACGGCGGGCTGCCGGACGCCCGGGTGCTGGCCGCCTGTGCGCTGCTCGGCGTCGACGAGGTCTACGCCGTCGGTGGGGCGCAGGCGGTGGCCATGCTGGCGTACGGCTGCGCGGTGGACGCCGCCGGCAGTGCGCACTGCGCTCCGGTCGACATGATCACCGGGCCCGGCAACATCTTCGTCACCGCCGCCAAGCGGCTGCTGCGCGGCGTGGTGGGCATCGACGCCGAGGCCGGCCCGACCGAGATCGCCATCCTCGCCGACGACACCGCCGACCCGGCGCACGTCGCCGCCGACCTGATCAGCCAGGCCGAGCACGACCCGCTGGCGGCGAGCGTGCTGGTCACCCCCTCGGTGGCGCTGGCCGACGCGGTGGACCGCGAACTTGCCCGGCAGGTGCCGGCGACCAAGCACGCCGACCGGGTCGGCACCGCGCTGGGCGGGGAGCAGAGCGGCGTCGTGCTCGTCGACGACCTGGCCGCAGGGCTGCGGGTGGTCGACGCGTACGCGGCGGAGCACCTGGAGATCCAGACCGTCGACGCCCGCGAGTGGGCGATGCGGGTACGCAACGCCGGGGCGATCTTCGTGGGCGCGTACTCGCCGGTGTCGCTGGGTGACTACTGCGCCGGTTCCAACCACGTACTCCCCACCGGCGGCTGCGCCCGGCACTCGTCCGGGCTCTCGGTGCAGTCCTTCCTGCGCGGCGTCCACCTGGTGGAGTACACCGAGGAGGCGCTGCGGGAGGTGGCACCGCACGTGGTGGCGCTGGCCACCGCGGAGGACCTGCCCGCGCACGGCGAGGCGGTCTCCGCCCGATTCCGTCAGGAACCCTCATGA
- a CDS encoding LON peptidase substrate-binding domain-containing protein, with protein MTARLPLFPLTTVLFPGLVLPLHIFEERYRALVRHLVDLPPDTPREFGVVAIRSGWEVAPGPDRITPGTGEVTLHEVGCTADLREVAELTDGGFDIVTVGRRRFRVIEIDSASAPYLTAEVQWLPEPSGPDEAAAQLAARVTAVFRQYLGLMRAEPEQLSEQLPEDPTVLSHLVAATAALTVADRQRLLAIDDTAARLRAELRLLNREAALLRQVRAVPVPLAELATAPPAPN; from the coding sequence GTGACCGCACGGCTGCCGCTGTTCCCGCTCACCACGGTGCTCTTCCCCGGGCTGGTGCTGCCGCTGCACATCTTCGAGGAGCGCTACCGCGCGCTGGTCCGCCACCTGGTCGACCTGCCGCCGGATACGCCCCGGGAGTTCGGTGTGGTGGCGATCCGGAGCGGCTGGGAGGTCGCGCCCGGACCCGACCGGATCACCCCGGGCACCGGCGAGGTGACCCTGCACGAGGTGGGGTGCACCGCCGACCTGCGGGAGGTCGCCGAGTTGACCGACGGCGGATTCGACATCGTCACGGTGGGCCGGCGACGGTTCCGGGTCATCGAGATCGACTCCGCCTCCGCGCCGTACCTGACCGCCGAGGTGCAGTGGCTACCCGAGCCGAGCGGCCCGGACGAGGCCGCCGCGCAGCTCGCGGCCCGGGTCACCGCCGTGTTCCGGCAGTACCTCGGCCTGATGCGGGCCGAGCCCGAGCAGCTCAGCGAGCAACTGCCCGAGGATCCGACGGTGCTCTCCCACCTGGTGGCCGCGACCGCCGCGCTGACCGTGGCCGACCGGCAGCGGCTGCTGGCGATCGACGACACCGCCGCCCGGCTCCGCGCCGAACTGCGGCTGCTCAACCGCGAGGCGGCTCTGCTGCGCCAGGTGCGGGCGGTGCCGGTGCCGCTGGCGGAGCTGGCCACGGCGCCGCCGGCTCCGAACTGA
- a CDS encoding DUF2567 domain-containing protein, translated as MSPETPAAEPPAPAPPVVPQPPTGPPRHPARTLRVGALTVLVMGLLGIPLGLLWAVLAPATPVIKSGPTQAVYGQAQPEQPIAADGWFSLLGLGFGVLAALVVWLVLRRYRGPVGLVVVVAGGLAAALVAWQVGRRIGLSGYERLLDSAPDGTRLAKPADLRAGGIEMVLGVLPVPHGNLLLAAFGAAVAYTLLAGWSRWPSLRPEPEPDPAWFVPPTGYPDGTARPPLDHSGGTVASPVGYPEGAAPPPVSSEPAAPWPAPPAAPAPPAPGAAEPPRG; from the coding sequence GTGAGCCCGGAGACCCCCGCCGCCGAACCGCCCGCACCGGCACCGCCGGTCGTCCCGCAGCCGCCGACCGGACCGCCGCGCCATCCTGCCCGTACGCTGCGGGTCGGCGCCCTGACGGTGCTCGTCATGGGCCTGCTGGGTATCCCGCTGGGGCTGCTCTGGGCGGTGCTCGCCCCGGCCACCCCGGTGATCAAGAGCGGCCCCACCCAGGCCGTCTACGGCCAGGCGCAGCCGGAGCAGCCGATCGCCGCCGACGGCTGGTTCAGCCTGCTCGGTCTCGGTTTCGGGGTGCTCGCCGCGCTCGTCGTCTGGCTGGTGCTGCGGCGCTACCGGGGACCCGTCGGCCTGGTCGTCGTGGTGGCCGGTGGCCTCGCCGCCGCCCTGGTCGCCTGGCAGGTGGGGCGGCGCATCGGGCTGAGCGGCTACGAGCGACTGCTGGACAGCGCGCCGGACGGCACCCGGCTGGCCAAACCCGCCGACCTGCGGGCCGGCGGCATCGAGATGGTGCTCGGCGTGCTGCCGGTGCCGCACGGCAATCTGCTGCTGGCGGCGTTCGGGGCCGCGGTGGCGTACACCCTGCTGGCCGGCTGGTCCCGGTGGCCGTCGCTGCGCCCCGAGCCGGAGCCCGACCCGGCCTGGTTCGTCCCGCCGACCGGCTACCCGGACGGCACCGCACGGCCGCCGCTCGACCACTCGGGCGGGACCGTGGCGTCGCCGGTCGGCTACCCGGAGGGTGCCGCGCCGCCGCCGGTCAGTTCGGAGCCGGCGGCGCCGTGGCCAGCTCCGCCAGCGGCACCGGCACCGCCCGCACCTGGCGCAGCAGAGCCGCCTCGCGGTTGA
- a CDS encoding AAA family ATPase yields MDGSETGWGRPAEPAPRWRALLDRARLGGRGSDQAAERHTDEEPSPSTEPLPRRGPGPGYSGRVAPVGPPPVGPPPMGPPPMGPPPVGPPPPNRQPYGGEPGYRAEASYRVEPPRPAPTYPGQSGPPVEPGYPGDPGYPPPPDQRRPDQRRPEPRRPDQRGADPRRPDQRGADPGESRYTLLDNGYRHAAPPVESRYALLDNGGYQPPTPPAPPAPAPPTAPPGPPPQAVGGRPGRFEWRAQNSGGDLERAAAVLRRDLGTPRVVAFANPKGGVHKTTATVLAAATVGSVRGRGVLAWDDNELRGTLGLRAGSARHARTIRHLVSDLVQIEIREGPELLEILDDYLRHASDGSYDVLAGEESPRFAQRLDQFTVKRVLELLRRTHDVICVDTGNNVESPNWRTVMQAADQLVVTTVPREDAAFSADWMLDLLHEEGMGELADNAVTLISCPTPGRLPLQGDLERHFATRTRAVTVVPYDPALETGSSIEYHQLQGETRQAWLRAAAAMLEPFGR; encoded by the coding sequence GTGGACGGCAGCGAGACCGGTTGGGGACGTCCCGCCGAACCGGCACCGCGTTGGCGGGCGCTGCTGGATCGAGCCCGCCTGGGCGGTCGCGGCAGTGACCAGGCCGCCGAGCGGCACACCGACGAGGAACCATCACCTTCGACCGAGCCGTTGCCGCGTCGCGGCCCCGGTCCCGGCTACTCCGGGCGGGTCGCGCCGGTCGGACCCCCGCCGGTCGGACCCCCGCCGATGGGGCCACCGCCGATGGGGCCACCGCCGGTCGGCCCTCCGCCGCCGAACCGGCAGCCGTACGGTGGCGAGCCCGGTTACCGGGCCGAGGCGAGCTACCGGGTCGAGCCGCCGCGTCCCGCGCCGACGTACCCGGGACAGTCCGGCCCTCCGGTCGAACCCGGCTATCCGGGCGACCCGGGGTATCCGCCGCCGCCCGACCAGCGTCGCCCCGACCAGCGCCGTCCCGAACCGCGCCGTCCGGACCAGAGGGGTGCCGATCCGCGCCGTCCCGACCAGCGTGGTGCCGATCCGGGGGAGTCGCGGTACACGTTGCTGGACAACGGCTACCGACACGCCGCACCGCCGGTGGAGTCGCGGTACGCGCTGCTGGACAACGGTGGCTACCAGCCGCCCACGCCTCCCGCGCCGCCGGCCCCCGCGCCGCCGACGGCACCGCCCGGCCCGCCCCCGCAGGCGGTCGGCGGTCGTCCGGGACGTTTCGAGTGGCGGGCGCAGAACTCCGGCGGTGACCTGGAACGGGCCGCCGCCGTGCTCCGGCGGGACCTGGGCACCCCCCGGGTGGTCGCCTTCGCCAACCCCAAGGGCGGCGTGCACAAGACCACCGCGACAGTACTGGCCGCGGCCACCGTCGGCAGCGTACGCGGGCGGGGTGTGCTGGCCTGGGACGACAACGAGTTGCGGGGCACCCTCGGGCTGCGCGCCGGCAGCGCCCGGCACGCCCGGACGATCCGGCATCTGGTCTCCGACCTGGTGCAGATCGAGATCCGCGAGGGCCCGGAGCTGCTGGAGATCCTCGACGACTACCTGCGGCACGCCTCCGACGGCTCGTACGACGTCCTGGCCGGCGAGGAGAGCCCCCGGTTCGCCCAACGACTGGACCAGTTCACCGTCAAGCGGGTGCTCGAACTGCTGCGTCGCACCCATGACGTGATCTGCGTGGACACCGGCAACAACGTGGAGAGTCCGAACTGGCGCACCGTCATGCAGGCCGCCGACCAGCTCGTGGTCACCACCGTGCCGCGCGAGGACGCCGCGTTCAGCGCCGACTGGATGCTCGACCTGCTGCACGAGGAGGGGATGGGGGAGCTGGCCGACAACGCGGTCACGCTGATCTCCTGCCCGACGCCGGGCCGGCTGCCGTTGCAGGGCGACCTGGAGCGGCACTTCGCGACCCGGACCCGGGCGGTGACCGTGGTGCCGTACGACCCGGCGCTGGAGACCGGCTCCTCGATCGAGTACCACCAACTCCAGGGCGAGACCCGGCAGGCGTGGCTGCGGGCGGCGGCGGCGATGCTGGAGCCCTTCGGCCGTTGA
- a CDS encoding RluA family pseudouridine synthase, which yields MTATFAAGGDHRSLPVPDGLDGMRLDQAVARLFGLSRTAAAALVDDGAALVDGAVRPNSHKVRAGAWLEVTLPPPASAPVVVPQAVPGLRVVHADDDIVVVDKPVGVAAHPSPGWSGPTVIGGLAAIGHTIATSGAAERQGVVHRLDVGTTGVMVVAKSEQAYSVLKRAFKYREVEKRYHAVVQGHLDPLRGTVDAPIDRHPHHDYRWAVVSGGKPSITHYDTIEAFPAASLVDVRLETGRTHQIRVHFSTMRHPCVGDLTYGADPTLAARLKLDRQWLHARELSFQHPRTGDEVRFVSDYPDDLGRALEILRD from the coding sequence ATGACGGCCACCTTCGCCGCCGGCGGCGACCACCGCAGTCTGCCCGTCCCCGACGGCCTCGACGGGATGCGGCTGGACCAGGCCGTGGCCCGGCTGTTCGGTCTCTCCCGTACCGCCGCCGCCGCGCTGGTCGACGACGGCGCGGCACTGGTCGACGGTGCGGTGCGGCCCAACTCGCACAAGGTGCGGGCGGGCGCCTGGCTGGAGGTGACGCTGCCGCCGCCGGCCAGCGCGCCGGTGGTGGTGCCGCAGGCGGTGCCGGGCCTGCGGGTGGTCCACGCCGACGACGACATCGTGGTGGTGGACAAGCCGGTCGGCGTGGCGGCGCACCCGAGCCCCGGGTGGAGCGGCCCGACGGTGATCGGCGGGCTGGCCGCGATCGGGCACACCATCGCCACCAGCGGCGCGGCCGAGCGTCAGGGCGTGGTGCACCGGCTCGACGTCGGCACCACCGGCGTGATGGTGGTGGCCAAGAGCGAGCAGGCGTACAGCGTGTTGAAGCGGGCCTTCAAGTACCGCGAGGTGGAGAAGCGGTACCACGCGGTGGTGCAGGGTCACCTGGACCCGCTGCGCGGCACCGTGGACGCGCCGATCGACCGGCACCCGCACCACGACTACCGCTGGGCGGTGGTCTCCGGCGGCAAGCCCAGCATCACCCACTACGACACCATCGAGGCGTTCCCCGCGGCCAGCCTGGTCGACGTCCGGCTGGAGACCGGTCGCACCCACCAGATCCGGGTGCACTTCTCCACCATGCGGCACCCCTGCGTGGGTGACCTGACGTACGGTGCGGACCCGACGCTCGCCGCCCGGCTCAAACTGGATCGGCAGTGGTTGCACGCCAGAGAGTTGAGCTTCCAGCACCCCCGTACGGGGGACGAGGTCCGCTTCGTCAGCGACTACCCTGACGACCTGGGACGTGCGCTGGAAATCCTCCGCGACTGA
- the lspA gene encoding signal peptidase II yields MSAAPPAGPGTAAPGTATKSRRRPVTILVSLALFAVAVDLFTKHLALQELSDREPVRLLGGALYFSLTRNSGAAWSMGSDYTFIFPVIALGVLGWIAWMARTLRSVPWAISLGLVVGGVTGNLIDRIFRAPGWFVGHVVDMISVFDPYGRVFPIFNIADSALVCGVVLAVGLEFTGRQRDGTRAVGEERPATTPGDDDATPTGDGAETGPGPRAGTTDDGRRERA; encoded by the coding sequence ATGAGCGCAGCACCGCCCGCGGGACCCGGCACCGCCGCGCCGGGCACCGCCACGAAGTCGCGGCGCCGGCCGGTCACGATCCTGGTCAGCCTCGCGTTGTTCGCGGTGGCGGTCGACCTGTTCACCAAGCACCTGGCCCTGCAGGAGCTGAGCGACCGGGAGCCGGTACGCCTGCTCGGCGGCGCGCTGTACTTCTCGCTGACCCGCAACAGCGGGGCCGCCTGGAGCATGGGCTCGGACTACACCTTCATCTTCCCGGTGATCGCCCTCGGTGTCCTGGGCTGGATCGCCTGGATGGCGCGGACGCTGCGCTCGGTGCCGTGGGCGATCTCGCTCGGCCTGGTGGTCGGCGGCGTCACCGGTAACCTGATCGACCGGATCTTCCGCGCACCGGGCTGGTTCGTCGGGCACGTGGTCGACATGATCAGCGTCTTCGACCCGTACGGCCGGGTCTTTCCGATCTTCAATATCGCGGACAGCGCCCTGGTCTGCGGTGTCGTGCTCGCGGTCGGCCTGGAGTTCACCGGCCGACAGCGTGACGGCACCCGGGCCGTCGGCGAGGAACGGCCCGCCACGACGCCCGGGGACGACGACGCGACGCCCACCGGCGACGGCGCCGAGACCGGTCCGGGTCCCCGGGCCGGGACGACCGACGACGGACGGCGGGAGCGGGCATGA
- a CDS encoding TraR/DksA C4-type zinc finger protein yields the protein MAKPADTRTAGRKPAPKSTRSAAETEKIRAALAARHDELRAEYDQTLSEITELQRDRLTDSAGDDQADTGTKTLEREQEISLANSILERITQVERALERLDEGGYGWCARCGNPIPVERLAAFPSATLCVTCKQLEERR from the coding sequence ATGGCCAAGCCAGCCGACACCAGGACCGCGGGCCGTAAGCCGGCGCCGAAGTCCACCCGCAGTGCCGCGGAGACCGAGAAGATCCGTGCCGCGCTGGCGGCCCGTCATGACGAGTTGCGCGCCGAGTACGATCAGACGCTGAGCGAGATCACCGAGCTGCAGCGCGACCGGCTGACCGACTCGGCCGGGGACGACCAGGCCGACACCGGGACCAAGACGCTTGAGCGGGAGCAGGAGATCTCCCTCGCCAACAGCATCCTGGAACGGATCACGCAGGTCGAGCGCGCGCTGGAGCGGCTCGACGAGGGTGGTTACGGCTGGTGCGCGCGGTGCGGCAACCCCATCCCGGTGGAGCGCCTCGCCGCGTTCCCGTCGGCCACTCTCTGCGTGACCTGCAAGCAGCTGGAGGAGCGGCGCTGA
- a CDS encoding DUF167 domain-containing protein, with translation MAEVLTVAVRVKPGASRARVGGRFDGPHGPALVIAVNARAVDGRATEAARRALAEALGVRPAAVSLRTGAASRDKLFLVAADGPDPVSRLSRLRDGVGPPG, from the coding sequence GTGGCCGAGGTGCTCACCGTCGCCGTACGGGTGAAGCCGGGGGCGTCCCGGGCCCGGGTGGGTGGCCGGTTCGACGGTCCGCACGGTCCCGCTCTGGTGATCGCCGTCAACGCCCGGGCCGTGGACGGACGGGCCACCGAGGCGGCGCGTCGCGCGTTGGCCGAGGCGCTCGGTGTCCGCCCGGCGGCCGTGTCGCTGCGGACCGGTGCGGCCAGCCGCGACAAACTCTTCCTGGTCGCCGCCGACGGGCCGGATCCGGTGTCGCGGTTGTCCCGGTTGCGCGACGGCGTGGGCCCGCCCGGCTGA